One Acidobacteriota bacterium genomic window carries:
- a CDS encoding GNAT family N-acetyltransferase, with translation MAREGLGARPTVLRCSRCGKFVDWEHARLQIVCGCRSQLALPPVLVRPAEEGDRARVADLFISDFGHLTIVAFGEVMHADREAALVAEMKDDIAGALAWRRLGDALHIVALATDPLWQRSGVGGHLLAEAELLARGMQLPRIITATSNDNLPSLYFYQRQGFRMTEVVPDAFAVHLKEPDAPGFGGIPVRDEWRLEKILTR, from the coding sequence ATGGCTCGAGAAGGATTGGGCGCCAGGCCGACCGTGCTTCGCTGTTCCCGCTGCGGCAAGTTCGTCGACTGGGAACATGCCCGGCTGCAGATCGTCTGCGGGTGCCGGAGTCAGCTCGCCTTGCCCCCGGTGCTCGTGAGGCCGGCCGAGGAGGGCGATCGGGCCAGGGTGGCCGACCTCTTCATCAGCGACTTCGGCCACCTCACCATCGTCGCCTTCGGCGAGGTGATGCACGCCGATCGCGAGGCCGCCCTCGTCGCGGAGATGAAGGACGACATCGCCGGCGCGCTCGCGTGGCGCCGGCTCGGCGACGCCCTGCACATCGTCGCACTGGCGACCGACCCGTTGTGGCAGCGATCGGGCGTGGGCGGGCACCTGCTCGCCGAGGCCGAACTGCTGGCGCGCGGGATGCAGTTGCCGCGCATCATTACCGCGACCAGCAACGACAACCTGCCCTCGCTGTACTTCTACCAGCGACAGGGGTTCCGCATGACCGAGGTGGTGCCCGACGCGTTCGCCGTGCACCTCAAGGAGCCCGATGCCCCAGGATTCGGGGGAATTCCCGTGCGCGACGAGTGGCGGCTGGAGAAAATCCTCACGCGCTGA
- the polA gene encoding DNA polymerase I, with protein MVAPSRLFLVDGSSQMYRAYHAIRGLTGPDGRSTNAVYGFVTMLRKLIADHRPELIAAAFDLAGPTFRSDLAADYKANRAPMPDDLAEQIPWVHEACAALGVPVLTHERYEADDLIGTLARQAAAAGHDVAIVTGDKDFFQLVGGNVKVYNPRDEGTWYDADGVKEKFGVAPDRVVDVLALMGDAVDNVKGVPGIGEKGARELIAAYGSLDALLARAADVPQKKYREALLGHADSARQSRDLVTIHVDVPIDVGLDALRYTGPDRARCYSLFSSLGFRSLTSDFAPTAEHVERDYRVVDSLEGLRELAEDIGRAGRVAIHVVTEGEPPASCRVVGLACSLAPRSARYVPVARATRAGLFDGGDTVGVGRDDLVAVLGPALANPAIGKTGHDLKAAVTALAGLGVRLDGLVDDTMLASYVLDATRGGHRLEDLALEYAGYRVGEEDALRGRGTRAVAFDALPPEALLSFTGERADLAGQVAPILTDALARDGLTRVYRDLELPLVAVLADVERAGIRVDSHVLAELADRVDRELTERTARIFALAGEEFNINSPKQLSDVLFEKLKLPASKKTGKTRAASTAVEVLEELALVHALPREILEWRALQKLKGTYIDALPELVDPSTSRVRTSFNQAVAATGRLSSSDPNLQNIPIRTELGREIRRAFVAEPGSVLVSADYSQIELRVLAHLSGDEALLTAFQAGEDIHDRTALAVFGPDSGLDRYELRRRAKIVNYALLYGKTAFTLARDIGVSQAAAQEFIDAYFAGFPGVRRFIDALLARARETGVVATLYGRRRLVPEVASRNGQIRSAAERVAVNMPIQGTAADILKRAMIDVHAALADLGPQRARMILTVHDELLFEVREDAADEVAALVRDRMEGAASLAVPLTVDVGIGHNWRDAKR; from the coding sequence ATGGTCGCGCCCTCCCGCCTGTTCCTCGTCGACGGCTCGTCGCAGATGTACCGTGCGTACCACGCGATCCGCGGCCTCACCGGGCCCGACGGCCGATCGACCAACGCCGTGTACGGCTTCGTCACCATGCTGCGGAAGCTCATCGCCGATCATCGGCCGGAGCTCATCGCCGCGGCGTTCGATCTCGCTGGTCCGACGTTCCGGTCGGATCTCGCCGCCGACTACAAGGCCAACCGCGCGCCGATGCCCGACGACCTCGCCGAGCAGATCCCCTGGGTGCACGAGGCCTGTGCCGCGCTCGGCGTCCCGGTGCTCACTCACGAGCGGTACGAAGCCGACGACCTCATCGGGACGCTCGCACGGCAGGCCGCCGCCGCCGGGCACGACGTCGCGATCGTGACGGGCGACAAGGACTTCTTCCAGCTGGTCGGCGGGAACGTGAAGGTCTACAACCCGCGCGACGAGGGCACGTGGTACGACGCCGACGGCGTGAAGGAGAAGTTCGGGGTCGCGCCCGATCGCGTCGTCGACGTGCTCGCGCTGATGGGTGATGCGGTCGACAACGTGAAGGGCGTGCCCGGCATCGGCGAGAAGGGCGCACGCGAGCTCATCGCGGCCTACGGATCGCTCGACGCGCTGCTGGCCCGCGCGGCCGACGTGCCCCAGAAGAAGTACCGCGAGGCGCTGCTCGGGCACGCCGACTCGGCTCGCCAGAGCCGCGACCTCGTGACGATCCACGTCGACGTGCCGATTGACGTCGGCCTCGACGCCCTGCGGTACACGGGGCCGGATCGGGCCCGGTGCTACTCGCTGTTCTCGTCGCTGGGCTTCCGGTCGCTGACATCCGACTTCGCACCGACGGCCGAGCACGTCGAGCGCGATTACAGGGTCGTCGATTCGCTCGAGGGGCTGCGCGAGCTCGCCGAAGACATCGGGCGCGCGGGACGCGTCGCGATACACGTCGTCACCGAGGGCGAGCCACCCGCCTCGTGCCGCGTTGTCGGGCTCGCCTGTTCGCTCGCCCCTCGCTCGGCGCGCTACGTCCCGGTGGCACGCGCGACGCGCGCCGGCCTGTTCGACGGCGGCGACACCGTGGGCGTCGGCCGCGACGACCTCGTCGCGGTGCTCGGGCCCGCGCTGGCGAACCCGGCCATCGGCAAGACCGGACACGACCTCAAGGCCGCCGTCACGGCGCTTGCGGGCCTTGGTGTCCGACTCGACGGCCTGGTGGACGACACGATGCTCGCCAGCTACGTACTCGACGCCACCCGCGGCGGACACCGGCTCGAGGACCTGGCGCTCGAATACGCGGGCTACCGCGTCGGCGAGGAGGACGCGCTGCGTGGCCGTGGCACAAGGGCGGTGGCGTTCGATGCGCTGCCTCCTGAGGCGCTGCTCTCGTTCACGGGCGAACGCGCCGACCTCGCCGGCCAGGTGGCGCCGATCCTCACCGACGCCCTGGCCCGCGACGGGCTCACCCGCGTCTACCGCGACCTCGAGCTGCCCCTCGTGGCCGTGCTCGCGGACGTGGAACGGGCGGGCATCCGCGTGGACTCACACGTGCTCGCCGAACTGGCCGACCGGGTGGATCGCGAGCTGACCGAACGCACCGCGCGCATCTTCGCGCTGGCCGGCGAGGAGTTCAACATCAACTCGCCGAAACAGCTCTCCGACGTCCTGTTCGAGAAGCTGAAGCTGCCGGCGTCGAAGAAGACCGGCAAGACACGGGCCGCGTCGACGGCGGTCGAGGTGCTCGAGGAGCTCGCGCTCGTGCACGCGCTGCCGCGCGAGATCCTCGAGTGGCGGGCGCTGCAGAAACTGAAGGGCACCTACATCGACGCGCTGCCAGAACTCGTCGACCCGAGCACCTCGCGCGTGCGCACGAGCTTCAACCAGGCGGTCGCGGCAACGGGACGCCTGAGCAGCAGCGATCCCAACCTGCAGAACATTCCGATCCGCACCGAGCTCGGCCGTGAGATCCGGCGCGCGTTCGTCGCCGAGCCCGGATCGGTCCTCGTCTCGGCCGACTACTCGCAGATCGAGCTGCGCGTGCTGGCGCATCTCTCGGGCGACGAGGCCCTGCTCACGGCGTTCCAGGCGGGCGAGGACATCCACGACCGCACGGCCCTCGCCGTGTTCGGCCCTGACAGCGGCCTCGACCGGTACGAGCTCCGGCGACGGGCGAAGATCGTCAACTACGCGCTGCTCTATGGCAAGACCGCGTTCACGCTCGCCAGGGACATCGGCGTCTCGCAGGCCGCCGCCCAGGAGTTCATCGACGCGTACTTCGCGGGATTCCCCGGCGTTCGGCGGTTCATCGACGCGCTGCTGGCCCGGGCGCGCGAGACGGGCGTGGTCGCCACGCTGTACGGCCGACGCCGGCTCGTACCGGAGGTCGCGAGCCGCAACGGGCAGATCCGATCGGCCGCCGAGCGCGTGGCGGTCAACATGCCGATTCAAGGCACGGCGGCGGACATCCTCAAGAGGGCGATGATCGACGTGCACGCGGCGCTCGCCGACCTCGGCCCGCAACGGGCCCGGATGATCCTCACGGTGCACGACGAGCTGCTCTTCGAGGTCCGAGAGGACGCTGCCGACGAAGTGGCGGCGCTGGTCCGCGATCGCATGGAGGGGGCGGCGTCGCTGGCCGTGCCGCTCACCGTCGACGTGGGAATCGGCCACAACTGGCGCGACGCGAAGCGCTGA
- a CDS encoding Spy/CpxP family protein refolding chaperone gives MKTTLRTTMWVAAAAFALGTFGIAEAVSAQTADGRGRGWHHRGGPLAGGPMMDGPGRDGGRLLRQLDLTDAQRDQIRAINEAHRDEARTLGEKARAAREAMRQAMRAETVDESAIRAASAAAAEVQAERALLRARIRAEINQVLTSEQREKAKQLAAERDERMKQRLEQRQQRFEQRQQRPRGGQRGLWF, from the coding sequence ATGAAGACGACACTGCGCACGACGATGTGGGTCGCTGCCGCGGCGTTCGCCCTCGGCACGTTCGGGATCGCAGAGGCGGTATCGGCGCAGACGGCCGACGGCCGCGGGCGTGGATGGCACCATCGTGGCGGGCCGTTGGCTGGCGGACCCATGATGGACGGGCCCGGGCGCGACGGCGGCCGCCTGCTTCGCCAGCTGGATCTGACCGACGCCCAGCGCGATCAGATCCGGGCCATCAACGAGGCTCATCGCGATGAGGCTCGGACGCTCGGCGAGAAGGCGCGCGCGGCGCGCGAGGCGATGCGCCAGGCGATGCGCGCCGAGACGGTCGACGAGAGCGCCATCCGCGCCGCGAGCGCGGCGGCGGCCGAGGTGCAGGCCGAGCGGGCCCTGCTCCGGGCGCGCATCCGCGCCGAGATCAACCAGGTCCTCACGTCCGAGCAGCGGGAGAAGGCGAAGCAGCTCGCCGCCGAGCGCGACGAGCGCATGAAGCAGCGGCTCGAACAGCGGCAGCAGAGGTTCGAGCAGCGCCAGCAGCGGCCCCGCGGAGGCCAGCGGGGCCTGTGGTTCTGA
- a CDS encoding HAMP domain-containing histidine kinase has protein sequence MSERAWWRSLYWRIAMGFIALFAAVLLAQVVAFVWTVSRTPEPQPARMPGFHARAVAIELSEALEADPGMDVGRFVRERVDPLARGLVVVFRDGRVVASRGAEPPDWLVRELRDRLARAGRAERGGERGADGRPVRRPAPGVAPVRAHGELVAIVAVLPTRPARAIALDLGPRLLAVAGLLALIGTVVGAIVIFGPAHRRLRALEHAARQLGAGDAAARAPETGGDEIASVAVAFNQMAAELTRRMTQIEAADRARRQLLADVSHELMTPLTSIRGYVETLRMPGLPLDQTARDRYLGIVLDEALGLERLIGDLLELSRFEADGVTLSVGTASSGDLMSRIVARHERVAAEKGVALETRVEAGAETVEADLDRLEQAVQNLVANAVRHTPAGGRVTATVRREAAWTAIDVADTGEGIAAEHLPLVFDRFYKADASRRGSSGLSGLGLAIVKAIAERHGGDVAVRSEPGVETIFTIRLPMSGRAAPRPS, from the coding sequence ATGTCTGAACGCGCCTGGTGGCGAAGTCTCTACTGGCGGATCGCGATGGGCTTCATCGCCCTGTTCGCCGCCGTGCTGCTCGCGCAGGTCGTGGCCTTCGTCTGGACCGTGTCGCGGACGCCTGAGCCGCAGCCGGCCCGCATGCCGGGGTTTCACGCCCGCGCCGTTGCCATCGAACTGTCGGAGGCGCTCGAGGCCGACCCCGGCATGGACGTCGGGCGCTTCGTCCGCGAGCGGGTCGACCCGCTCGCGCGCGGGCTGGTGGTCGTCTTTCGCGACGGACGCGTCGTGGCAAGCCGTGGTGCAGAACCGCCCGACTGGCTGGTGCGCGAGCTGCGCGATCGCCTCGCGCGTGCCGGTCGGGCGGAGCGGGGCGGCGAACGGGGCGCCGACGGGCGGCCGGTACGTCGCCCGGCCCCCGGCGTCGCGCCGGTCCGCGCACACGGCGAGCTCGTCGCCATCGTCGCGGTCCTGCCCACGCGACCGGCCCGGGCCATTGCCCTCGACCTCGGTCCGCGGTTGCTGGCCGTCGCCGGCCTGCTCGCCCTGATCGGCACCGTCGTTGGCGCCATCGTGATCTTCGGCCCGGCGCACCGGCGGCTGCGTGCGCTCGAGCACGCCGCGCGGCAGCTCGGCGCCGGCGACGCGGCCGCCCGGGCCCCGGAAACGGGCGGTGACGAGATCGCGTCGGTGGCCGTGGCCTTCAATCAGATGGCCGCGGAGCTGACACGGCGCATGACGCAGATCGAAGCCGCCGATCGCGCGAGGCGCCAGCTGCTGGCCGACGTCTCGCACGAACTGATGACGCCGCTCACCTCGATACGCGGCTACGTCGAGACGCTGCGCATGCCGGGGCTGCCGCTCGACCAGACCGCGCGCGACCGCTACCTCGGCATCGTCCTCGATGAAGCGCTGGGTCTCGAGCGCCTCATCGGCGACCTGCTCGAGCTGTCGCGATTCGAGGCCGACGGCGTGACGCTCTCGGTCGGCACGGCCTCCTCCGGCGACCTCATGTCACGCATCGTGGCTCGGCACGAGCGGGTGGCCGCCGAGAAGGGGGTCGCCCTCGAGACGCGCGTCGAGGCCGGCGCGGAAACCGTCGAGGCCGACCTCGATCGACTCGAACAGGCCGTGCAGAACCTCGTCGCCAACGCCGTGCGGCACACCCCGGCCGGGGGGCGCGTGACTGCGACCGTCCGTCGCGAGGCGGCCTGGACCGCCATCGATGTCGCCGACACGGGCGAGGGTATCGCCGCCGAGCACCTCCCGCTGGTGTTCGACCGGTTCTACAAGGCCGACGCCTCGCGCCGGGGGTCCTCGGGACTGAGCGGCCTGGGCCTGGCCATCGTCAAGGCGATTGCCGAACGGCACGGCGGCGACGTCGCCGTCCGCAGCGAGCCCGGCGTCGAGACCATCTTCACGATCCGCCTGCCCATGTCCGGCCGCGCCGCTCCACGGCCATCTTGA
- a CDS encoding 39S ribosomal protein L45, whose product MKPGAWLAGLVVALALVHGPITSTAWARPGGGHGFSGGSADSSGGGSASDSGGGFDSDGSEGGGELVALLAQVAFRLTARYPAVMWPVWALVALGVALRLRQQEASDWTTGFGLREGPTSTAVSLSRASRARPRATLETLRETDPDFSLVLFEDFVYALAGRAHAARGTGRLAELGAYLSDAAQERLTRLSGELASVDGVIVGAMRYVRVAGVGSTRDPVLVELELETNYTEVGTAPSSLPVSFWARERWTLSRAPSARSRPPERQRSFGCPDCGAPLGTRDASRCTHCGRSIDPADFEWLVETIDLVERRSTPPALTGAVHESGTHLDTIVDPDAEARRDAIAARDSDFTWPAFLARVRHVFAELQPAWSELDLLRARPYLSDNLFQTWMFWIDAYRRGGLRNVSERARVTGVRLARVVSDRHVDAITVRLFATGLDYTLDAGGQVVSGSRDEPRTYSEYWTLVRGHSVTGPPHADTRCPRCGGPLAVNMAGNCDHCGARVSSGEFDWVLSRVEQDDSYDG is encoded by the coding sequence ATGAAGCCCGGTGCCTGGCTGGCGGGCCTCGTGGTGGCGCTCGCATTGGTCCACGGGCCCATCACCTCGACGGCCTGGGCACGGCCCGGCGGCGGTCACGGCTTCAGCGGCGGGTCGGCGGACTCGAGCGGAGGCGGCAGCGCCAGCGACAGCGGCGGCGGGTTCGACTCGGACGGGAGTGAGGGCGGGGGCGAACTGGTCGCCCTGCTGGCGCAGGTGGCCTTCCGCCTGACCGCCCGCTACCCTGCCGTCATGTGGCCGGTCTGGGCGCTCGTCGCGCTCGGCGTGGCGCTCCGTCTGCGGCAGCAGGAAGCGTCCGACTGGACGACGGGCTTCGGCCTGCGCGAAGGACCGACCTCGACGGCTGTCTCGCTGTCTCGGGCGTCGCGGGCTCGCCCGCGCGCCACGCTCGAGACCCTGCGCGAGACGGACCCGGACTTCTCGCTCGTGCTGTTCGAGGACTTCGTCTACGCGCTCGCCGGCCGCGCGCACGCGGCCCGCGGCACCGGGCGCCTCGCCGAGCTCGGCGCCTATCTCTCTGATGCCGCGCAGGAGCGGCTCACCCGCCTCTCGGGCGAGCTCGCTTCCGTCGACGGCGTCATCGTCGGCGCCATGCGGTACGTGCGAGTCGCCGGGGTCGGCTCGACGCGCGATCCGGTCCTCGTCGAGCTCGAGCTCGAGACCAACTACACCGAGGTCGGCACGGCGCCGTCATCGCTGCCCGTATCGTTCTGGGCGCGCGAGCGCTGGACGCTGAGCCGCGCACCGTCGGCACGCTCACGCCCACCCGAGCGCCAGCGCAGCTTCGGCTGCCCCGACTGCGGCGCACCGCTCGGCACGCGCGACGCCAGCCGGTGCACGCACTGCGGCCGCAGCATCGACCCGGCCGACTTCGAGTGGCTCGTCGAGACGATCGATCTCGTGGAGCGCCGGAGCACGCCGCCGGCGCTGACGGGCGCCGTTCACGAGTCGGGCACGCACCTCGATACGATCGTCGACCCCGATGCGGAGGCGCGACGCGACGCGATCGCGGCGCGCGATTCGGACTTCACCTGGCCGGCCTTCCTGGCCCGGGTGCGGCACGTCTTCGCCGAGCTGCAGCCGGCCTGGTCAGAACTCGACCTGCTGCGCGCGCGGCCGTACCTGAGCGACAACCTGTTCCAGACCTGGATGTTCTGGATCGACGCGTATCGGCGAGGCGGCCTGCGTAATGTCAGCGAGCGCGCGCGGGTGACCGGCGTTCGGCTCGCCCGCGTCGTGTCCGACCGCCACGTCGATGCCATCACGGTCCGTCTGTTCGCGACCGGCCTCGACTACACCCTCGACGCGGGCGGCCAGGTCGTGTCCGGCAGCCGCGACGAGCCACGCACCTACTCGGAGTACTGGACGCTCGTGCGGGGCCACTCGGTCACCGGTCCTCCGCACGCCGACACGCGGTGCCCGCGCTGCGGCGGCCCGCTGGCCGTCAACATGGCGGGCAACTGCGATCACTGCGGCGCGCGCGTGTCGTCGGGCGAGTTCGACTGGGTGCTCTCGCGGGTGGAGCAGGACGACTCGTACGACGGGTGA
- a CDS encoding response regulator transcription factor codes for MPRVLVVEDEPSIRELVCLHLGLEGFECVEAGDGQRALDLARREAFDLVVLDLMIPILDGITVCRALRRDTPNVDVPVLMLTARREESDKVLGLESGADDYLTKPFGTRELVARARALLRRPRASHLAAAGADREPADRRRLVVRGLEIDPARHRVAIDGRIVELTAQEFQLLHLLASRAGIVFSREALLARIWKDEVHVTERSVDTLVKRVRRKIEADPAEPRFILTVWGVGYKFADV; via the coding sequence ATGCCGCGTGTGCTGGTGGTCGAGGACGAGCCGAGCATCCGGGAACTCGTCTGCCTTCACCTCGGGCTCGAGGGCTTCGAGTGCGTCGAGGCCGGCGACGGGCAGCGGGCGCTCGACCTGGCGCGTCGTGAGGCGTTCGACCTCGTGGTCCTCGACCTCATGATTCCGATCCTCGACGGCATCACCGTGTGTCGGGCCCTCCGCCGCGATACGCCCAACGTCGACGTGCCCGTGCTGATGCTCACCGCCCGGCGCGAGGAGTCGGACAAGGTGCTCGGCCTCGAGAGCGGGGCCGACGACTACCTCACGAAGCCGTTCGGGACGCGAGAGCTCGTCGCCCGCGCCCGCGCGCTGCTGCGACGGCCGCGCGCGTCGCACCTCGCGGCGGCCGGCGCCGACCGCGAGCCGGCCGACCGGCGCCGCCTCGTCGTCCGCGGCCTCGAAATCGACCCGGCGCGGCACCGGGTCGCCATCGACGGCCGCATTGTCGAGCTGACGGCCCAGGAGTTCCAGCTGCTGCACCTGCTCGCCTCCCGCGCCGGGATCGTCTTCTCGCGCGAGGCGCTGCTCGCTCGCATCTGGAAAGACGAGGTGCACGTCACCGAACGAAGCGTCGACACGCTCGTCAAGCGCGTGCGCCGGAAGATCGAAGCCGACCCTGCCGAGCCGCGGTTCATCCTGACCGTCTGGGGCGTCGGCTACAAGTTCGCCGATGTCTGA
- the pcnB gene encoding polynucleotide adenylyltransferase PcnB: MVSPVVVARDQHTLSRRDIDSDALKVLYRLHHASHVAYLVGGSVRDLLLGRRPKDFDIGTSAHPYQVKKLFRNCWIIGRRFRLAHVKFGNKTIEVATFRKQVPAGSEVEPPLPHEPPPGVELGPPDEHGHHQLVHRDNTFGTPEEDAFRRDFTINALFYDIGTFSIIDYTGGLADLRAGVIRSIGEPGERFVEDPVRMLRAVVLSARLGFAIDPPIFEAIARHRAEIGRSAPARLVEEYYKILRSGHAADAFRTLGDVGLLEHITPEIPARLPAAFERALRALDRYRAGFTSIPESLTNPILLGTLVAPLGLFGRRGRRPPDEASPRPTLGVLPVARRDVERLAQVLGLQRRLLDVDAPVRTQRALLNRPAFRDALTWLEVHGGAPDALAHWKTLLEEHAATTPVDAAPLRRRRRRRRRPFPDGQV; the protein is encoded by the coding sequence ATGGTCTCGCCGGTGGTCGTCGCTCGCGATCAGCATACTCTTTCTCGTCGCGACATCGACTCCGACGCGCTCAAGGTGCTCTACCGCCTCCATCACGCCAGTCACGTGGCGTACCTGGTCGGCGGCAGCGTGCGCGACCTGCTGCTCGGACGACGGCCGAAGGACTTCGACATCGGCACTTCGGCGCATCCCTACCAGGTCAAGAAGCTCTTTCGCAACTGCTGGATCATCGGGCGACGGTTCCGTCTCGCGCACGTGAAGTTCGGCAACAAGACCATCGAGGTCGCGACCTTCAGGAAACAGGTTCCGGCCGGCAGCGAGGTCGAGCCGCCCCTGCCTCACGAGCCGCCGCCCGGCGTCGAGCTCGGCCCCCCCGATGAGCACGGGCACCACCAGCTCGTGCACCGCGACAACACCTTCGGCACGCCCGAGGAAGACGCCTTTCGTCGCGACTTCACCATCAACGCGCTCTTCTACGACATCGGCACCTTCTCGATCATCGACTACACGGGTGGGCTCGCCGATCTTCGCGCCGGCGTGATCCGATCGATCGGCGAGCCGGGCGAGCGGTTCGTCGAAGACCCGGTGCGGATGCTGCGGGCCGTCGTCCTGTCGGCGCGCCTCGGTTTTGCGATCGATCCGCCGATTTTCGAGGCCATCGCACGCCACCGGGCGGAGATCGGCCGCAGTGCCCCGGCCCGCCTCGTCGAGGAGTACTACAAGATCCTCCGGTCGGGCCATGCCGCCGATGCTTTTCGGACCCTCGGCGACGTGGGCTTGCTCGAGCACATCACGCCCGAGATCCCCGCGCGGCTGCCGGCGGCGTTCGAGCGCGCTCTCCGCGCGCTCGATCGGTACCGGGCCGGGTTCACCTCGATCCCCGAATCGCTGACCAATCCCATTCTGCTCGGCACGCTCGTCGCCCCGCTCGGTCTTTTCGGACGCCGCGGCCGCAGGCCGCCCGACGAAGCCTCGCCACGACCGACGCTCGGCGTGCTGCCCGTCGCCAGACGCGACGTCGAACGGCTGGCCCAGGTACTCGGGCTGCAGCGGCGCCTGCTCGACGTCGATGCGCCGGTGCGGACGCAACGCGCGCTGCTCAACCGCCCGGCGTTCCGCGACGCGCTGACCTGGCTGGAGGTTCACGGCGGCGCGCCCGACGCCCTCGCCCACTGGAAGACGCTGCTCGAGGAACACGCCGCCACGACACCGGTCGACGCGGCGCCGCTCAGGCGTCGGCGCCGACGTCGGCGACGCCCGTTTCCAGACGGTCAGGTCTGA
- a CDS encoding peptidase S10 has product MSRRPVLLALALTLAIAAPATAQPRPSTPPGGPPESGTSSRARPHEVSGPNEEKVAQTSHVMRLDGRELKYTATAATVPIRLDDGEIAARMFFVAYTKDGEDVGRRPISFLFNGGPGSASVWLHMGSYGPKIAKMADEGFQPPPPYELVDNPYSLLDVSDLVFVDAIDTGYSRVMPGVDNRQFHGQDGDIRAFGEFVAEYLRVYDRYPSPKFLIGESYGSIRAAGLAQELQSRHGIELNGVALLSALLTYQTLSPGPNNDIAYAAQIQTFAATAWYHKKLPADLQGRTIKEVVDEARAFAFGDYVLALTKGNTLTDVERSAMAEKLARYTGLSPNYILLANLRVDSGRFRKELLRDRRLVVGRLDGRFTALDADAAGERQEFDPSNVALAGPYVATFRHYVKNTLKWESDLHYPTSGNVRPWSYVQNRYMDMTDALRQTMAKNPFLKVFVICGYYDMATYVGGIEFNLTHMAYERQIADRVSFGYYEGGHMMYIRPSAHAALKKDTAAFIQSASGR; this is encoded by the coding sequence ATGTCGAGACGTCCCGTCCTGCTCGCGCTTGCGCTGACCCTGGCCATTGCTGCCCCGGCGACGGCGCAGCCCCGTCCGTCGACGCCGCCCGGCGGTCCTCCCGAGTCGGGAACGTCTTCGCGGGCGCGGCCGCACGAGGTCTCCGGCCCCAACGAGGAGAAGGTCGCGCAGACGTCGCACGTCATGCGACTGGACGGCCGGGAGCTCAAGTACACCGCCACGGCTGCGACCGTCCCGATTCGACTCGACGATGGGGAGATCGCGGCGCGGATGTTCTTCGTGGCCTACACGAAGGACGGCGAGGACGTCGGCCGCCGTCCCATCTCGTTCCTGTTCAACGGCGGACCCGGATCGGCGAGCGTCTGGCTGCACATGGGGTCGTACGGCCCGAAGATCGCGAAGATGGCCGACGAGGGCTTCCAGCCTCCGCCGCCATACGAGCTGGTCGACAACCCGTATTCCCTTCTCGACGTGTCCGACCTGGTGTTCGTCGACGCCATCGACACGGGCTACAGCCGCGTCATGCCCGGCGTCGACAACCGCCAGTTCCACGGCCAGGACGGCGACATCCGCGCCTTCGGCGAGTTCGTCGCCGAGTACCTGCGGGTCTACGACCGGTACCCGTCGCCGAAGTTCCTCATCGGCGAGAGCTACGGGTCGATTCGCGCCGCTGGCCTCGCGCAGGAGCTGCAGTCGCGCCACGGCATCGAGCTGAACGGCGTTGCGTTGCTCTCGGCGCTGTTGACCTATCAGACCCTCTCGCCCGGCCCGAACAACGACATCGCCTACGCCGCGCAGATCCAGACGTTCGCGGCGACGGCGTGGTACCACAAGAAGCTGCCCGCCGACCTGCAGGGTCGCACCATCAAGGAGGTCGTGGACGAGGCGCGCGCGTTCGCGTTCGGCGACTACGTGCTCGCGCTGACGAAAGGGAACACGCTCACCGACGTCGAGCGGAGCGCGATGGCCGAGAAGCTTGCCCGCTACACCGGTCTCTCGCCGAACTACATCCTGCTCGCCAACCTTCGCGTCGACTCCGGGCGCTTCCGCAAGGAGCTCCTGCGCGATCGACGCCTGGTGGTCGGGCGCCTCGACGGTCGCTTCACGGCGCTCGACGCGGACGCGGCCGGCGAGCGGCAGGAGTTCGACCCGTCGAACGTCGCGCTCGCAGGGCCCTACGTGGCGACCTTCCGCCACTACGTCAAGAACACGCTGAAGTGGGAATCGGACCTGCACTATCCGACGTCGGGCAACGTGCGACCGTGGAGCTACGTGCAGAACCGCTACATGGACATGACCGACGCGCTGCGCCAGACGATGGCGAAGAACCCGTTCTTGAAGGTCTTCGTGATCTGCGGGTACTACGACATGGCGACCTACGTCGGCGGGATCGAGTTCAACCTGACCCACATGGCGTACGAGCGGCAGATCGCCGATCGCGTCTCGTTCGGCTACTACGAGGGCGGCCACATGATGTACATCCGCCCGTCGGCGCACGCGGCGCTGAAGAAGGACACAGCGGCGTTCATCCAGTCGGCCAGCGGGCGCTGA